From a region of the Burkholderia lata genome:
- a CDS encoding nitroreductase family protein, with protein MSTLETLLKSRVSTNKYDSGRALTDHQIDELIQLATTAPSAFNLQNWKFVAVRSAAGKAKLLPLAYGQQKVADAAVTFIVCGTLEPHVTLPGALKPSVEHGILDKGIYEGWIGAANSMYGDNPAFQRDEAIRSASLAAMTLMLAAQDRGLASGPMIGFDPSGVAAAFHLQPTDVPVMLVTVGHAAPGNWPQKPRKSTSDVLSFA; from the coding sequence ATGTCCACCTTGGAAACGCTTTTGAAATCGCGGGTTTCGACCAACAAGTACGATTCCGGCCGGGCGTTGACCGACCATCAGATCGACGAACTGATTCAACTCGCAACGACTGCCCCGTCCGCCTTTAACCTCCAAAACTGGAAGTTTGTCGCCGTACGCAGCGCCGCCGGCAAGGCGAAGCTGCTGCCGCTGGCCTACGGACAGCAGAAGGTCGCCGACGCGGCCGTGACGTTCATCGTCTGCGGCACGCTCGAGCCGCACGTCACGCTGCCTGGCGCGCTGAAGCCGTCCGTCGAGCACGGCATTCTCGACAAGGGAATCTATGAAGGCTGGATCGGCGCCGCGAACAGCATGTATGGCGACAACCCCGCATTTCAGCGCGACGAGGCCATCCGCTCGGCATCGCTCGCCGCCATGACATTGATGCTGGCCGCGCAGGATCGCGGGCTCGCGTCGGGGCCGATGATCGGCTTCGATCCGTCCGGTGTCGCCGCTGCATTCCACCTGCAACCCACCGACGTGCCGGTCATGCTCGTGACCGTCGGCCATGCCGCGCCCGGCAACTGGCCGCAGAAGCCGCGCAAGTCGACGTCCGACGTCCTGTCATTCGCGTAA
- a CDS encoding zinc-binding alcohol dehydrogenase family protein: MKAYVIEQAGGPDVLQIRDIPSVAPKADEVRIRVRAFGLNRAETYLRAGKMGPIDGPRVPGVEAVGEVVEDPSGTFRIGQRVATAMGGLQFTRPGSYAEEVTVLRTNVIDLDGTTLSWEELAALPQAYLTIWGALNRSLGIEAGQTLLVRGATSTVGLAAITYAKASGLHVVATTRSARNENRLFLAGADDVVVDGGEIADDVRRRFPNGIDAALEVVGAATLRDTANTLRPFGAVAVVGLLGGPPVLEHLNLMTDLPPAVKLSFFPSQLFGTPSLPLDDAPLRMIVDGVANKQIPSLLERTFAFDEIRQAHELIESNRALGKLVVLV, encoded by the coding sequence ATGAAAGCCTATGTCATCGAGCAAGCCGGCGGCCCCGACGTCCTGCAAATCCGCGATATCCCGTCGGTCGCGCCGAAGGCCGACGAAGTCCGCATCCGCGTGCGCGCGTTCGGCCTCAACCGTGCCGAAACGTATCTGCGTGCGGGCAAGATGGGCCCGATCGACGGCCCCCGCGTGCCGGGTGTCGAAGCGGTCGGCGAAGTCGTCGAAGACCCGTCCGGCACGTTCCGGATCGGTCAGCGCGTCGCGACGGCGATGGGCGGATTGCAGTTCACGCGCCCAGGCAGCTATGCCGAGGAGGTCACGGTATTGCGCACCAACGTGATCGATCTCGACGGCACCACGTTGTCGTGGGAAGAACTCGCGGCGTTGCCGCAGGCCTACCTGACAATCTGGGGCGCACTGAACAGGAGTCTCGGTATCGAAGCGGGCCAGACGCTGCTGGTGCGCGGCGCGACGTCCACGGTCGGCCTCGCCGCGATTACCTATGCGAAGGCGTCGGGCCTCCATGTCGTCGCAACGACGCGCTCCGCCAGGAACGAAAATCGCCTCTTCCTGGCCGGCGCGGACGACGTGGTCGTCGACGGCGGCGAGATCGCGGACGATGTGCGGCGCCGCTTCCCCAACGGCATCGATGCAGCGCTCGAGGTCGTCGGCGCGGCGACGCTGCGCGACACCGCGAATACCTTGCGGCCGTTTGGCGCTGTCGCCGTCGTCGGGTTGCTCGGCGGGCCGCCGGTGCTCGAGCATTTGAACCTGATGACCGACCTGCCGCCCGCGGTCAAGCTGAGTTTCTTCCCGAGCCAGTTGTTCGGCACGCCCTCGCTGCCGCTGGACGACGCACCGCTGCGAATGATCGTGGACGGCGTTGCCAACAAGCAGATTCCGTCATTGCTCGAACGTACCTTCGCATTCGACGAGATTCGACAGGCGCACGAATTGATCGAAAGCAACCGCGCGCTCGGCAAGCTCGTCGTCCTGGTGTGA
- a CDS encoding YybH family protein: MHTFLRASVAALAILPVAVSAAPPENNRVATEAIAGQLRRYEKALNSSDTDEVMKLYADDAVFMPQNFPTVIGKDNVRKAYETIFRTIKLNVTFRIDEIKPLSNDWAFARTRSSGTQTVLSNHQQSAEGNQEIFIFHRAKDGVWQFARYIFSTTNRPKSVETSGP, from the coding sequence ATGCACACATTCCTGAGGGCATCGGTTGCTGCGCTTGCCATCCTGCCGGTGGCCGTGTCAGCGGCCCCGCCCGAAAACAATCGCGTCGCGACCGAAGCGATTGCCGGCCAGCTCCGGCGATATGAGAAGGCGCTCAATTCGTCGGATACGGACGAAGTGATGAAACTCTATGCCGACGACGCGGTTTTCATGCCGCAGAACTTTCCGACGGTAATCGGCAAGGACAACGTTCGAAAGGCATACGAAACAATCTTCAGGACGATCAAACTGAACGTCACGTTCAGGATCGACGAGATCAAGCCGCTCTCGAACGACTGGGCCTTCGCCAGAACCCGTTCCAGCGGCACCCAGACGGTGCTGAGCAACCATCAGCAAAGCGCCGAAGGCAACCAGGAAATCTTCATCTTCCATCGCGCCAAGGACGGCGTATGGCAGTTTGCTCGATACATTTTTTCGACAACCAATCGCCCGAAATCCGTCGAGACCTCCGGACCGTAA
- a CDS encoding LysR family transcriptional regulator, with product MNNLARIDLNLLVTLHALLSEKHISRTAVRLHRSQPAVSHALARLREIFGDPLLVRRAGRLELTARANELVEPLNDVLGRLGALIEPPAFDPSAATRVFRIAMSDYGARIVLPALVKTLRADAPGIELIVSQATREAMRMQLMDGEVDLALGVLPAVQRDLHAQPLFVESFACVADASRLPRRGELALDAWLARPHALVAMRDGMDNEVDRALARLRRERHIAVILPFWGVANDLIAGTDLVLTVARRNLDRVRDDARLRVFEPPFPIDSFEFAQHWHARRHGDAAHIWLRQTIARVASGGY from the coding sequence ATGAATAACCTGGCCCGCATCGACCTGAACCTGCTCGTGACGCTGCACGCGCTGCTGAGCGAAAAACACATCTCGCGTACCGCCGTCCGGCTGCACCGCAGCCAGCCGGCCGTGAGCCATGCGCTCGCGCGGCTGCGCGAAATCTTCGGCGATCCGTTGCTCGTGCGGCGCGCGGGCCGGCTCGAGCTGACTGCGCGCGCGAACGAACTGGTCGAACCGCTGAACGACGTCCTCGGCCGGCTCGGCGCGCTGATCGAGCCGCCGGCGTTCGATCCGTCCGCGGCCACACGCGTGTTTCGCATTGCGATGTCCGACTACGGCGCGCGGATCGTGCTGCCGGCGCTCGTGAAGACGCTGCGCGCCGACGCGCCGGGCATCGAGCTGATCGTGTCGCAGGCCACGCGCGAAGCGATGCGGATGCAGCTGATGGACGGCGAGGTCGATCTCGCGCTCGGCGTGCTGCCGGCGGTGCAGCGCGACCTGCATGCGCAACCGCTGTTCGTCGAATCGTTCGCGTGCGTGGCCGATGCGAGCCGGCTGCCGCGCCGTGGCGAACTCGCGCTCGACGCGTGGCTCGCACGGCCGCATGCGCTCGTTGCGATGCGCGACGGGATGGACAACGAGGTCGATCGCGCGCTCGCGCGGTTGAGGCGCGAGCGGCACATCGCGGTGATCCTGCCGTTCTGGGGTGTCGCGAACGACCTGATCGCCGGCACTGACCTCGTGCTGACCGTCGCGCGCCGCAACCTCGACCGTGTGCGCGACGATGCGCGGCTGCGCGTGTTCGAGCCGCCGTTCCCGATCGATTCGTTCGAATTCGCGCAGCACTGGCACGCGCGCCGGCACGGCGACGCTGCGCACATCTGGCTGCGGCAGACGATCGCGCGCGTCGCGAGCGGCGGGTACTGA
- a CDS encoding DMT family transporter, with protein sequence MTTSLSFATLPLAVAAFVAGALVPLQGGSNAALGRALGHPLWASVASLTVSLLVVLPVLLATRAHAPLIGDALQRPLWTWLGGLAGVIYITLALILTPRLGATTFIVCVVAGQTLASLLIDHYGLMGLAQRLATPGRIAGVALIFAGMIVVQWQTPAPRVPAAPGDAAAVQPEPQH encoded by the coding sequence ATGACGACTTCCCTTTCCTTCGCCACCCTTCCGCTCGCCGTCGCGGCCTTCGTCGCCGGCGCGCTCGTGCCGCTGCAAGGCGGCAGCAATGCCGCGCTCGGGCGTGCGCTCGGCCACCCGCTATGGGCGAGCGTCGCGTCGCTGACAGTCAGCCTGCTCGTGGTGCTGCCCGTGCTGCTGGCCACGCGTGCGCACGCGCCGCTGATCGGCGACGCGCTACAGCGCCCGCTGTGGACGTGGCTCGGCGGCCTCGCGGGCGTGATCTACATCACGCTTGCGCTGATCCTGACGCCGCGGCTCGGCGCGACGACCTTCATCGTCTGCGTGGTGGCCGGGCAAACGCTCGCGTCGCTGCTGATCGACCACTACGGGCTGATGGGGCTCGCGCAGCGGCTCGCGACACCCGGCCGCATCGCGGGCGTCGCGCTGATCTTCGCGGGGATGATCGTCGTGCAATGGCAAACGCCCGCGCCACGCGTGCCGGCCGCACCCGGCGACGCGGCAGCCGTGCAACCCGAACCACAGCACTGA
- a CDS encoding response regulator: MAKILVVDDSGTVRDEVAGFLRNHGLDVATAVDGKDGLAKLKATPGVRLVISDVNMPNMDGLTMVEKIRGELANSTVNVVMLTTESSPAMKERGKAAGVKGWIVKPFKGDAVLDALKKLAG, from the coding sequence ATGGCAAAGATTCTGGTGGTCGACGATTCGGGCACGGTGCGCGACGAGGTCGCGGGCTTCCTGCGCAATCACGGGCTTGATGTCGCGACGGCTGTCGACGGCAAGGACGGCCTCGCGAAGCTCAAGGCGACGCCCGGCGTGCGCCTCGTGATCAGCGACGTGAACATGCCGAACATGGACGGCCTGACGATGGTCGAGAAGATCCGCGGCGAACTGGCGAACTCGACGGTCAACGTCGTGATGCTGACGACCGAAAGCAGCCCGGCGATGAAGGAACGCGGCAAGGCCGCCGGTGTGAAGGGCTGGATCGTGAAGCCGTTCAAGGGCGACGCGGTGCTCGATGCACTGAAGAAGCTCGCGGGCTGA
- a CDS encoding chemotaxis protein CheX has translation MTLDKPVSKVLVLDDSRAHADAIKRFCDEHNLVGLTVRRNRLLKVLRSNIDLGAILLAEDYGGSPAESAIIATQIDALRPELPIILRRESLASRDGLPEALARVACAAYVADDMTPLKRAIDEYLFGRDYPNALVRGISEITEARIDSLFPGMTIEHETPCIVRDQIIFGEVFSLIALESAWCRGYMLLQTSEQPLLDMLGGTRDDGRAPDFRDVNSVLGELTNLVWGAFKNRYLGDAEALARHPVQVPLVVNHKQKFISFGGDCPQLCFKYRMTDPASGRSVCLDQRFVFSLSWSPEDFRESVQDVGPMVESGELELF, from the coding sequence ATGACCCTGGACAAACCCGTCAGCAAGGTGCTCGTGCTCGATGACAGTCGCGCGCATGCCGACGCGATCAAGCGTTTCTGCGACGAGCACAACCTGGTCGGCCTGACCGTACGGCGCAACCGGTTGCTGAAGGTGCTGCGCTCGAACATCGACCTCGGTGCGATCCTGCTGGCCGAGGATTACGGCGGCTCGCCGGCCGAGAGCGCGATCATCGCGACGCAGATCGATGCGCTGCGCCCCGAGCTGCCGATCATCCTGCGCCGCGAGTCGCTCGCATCGCGCGACGGGCTGCCGGAGGCACTCGCGCGCGTCGCATGCGCGGCCTACGTCGCGGACGACATGACGCCGCTCAAGCGCGCGATCGACGAGTACCTGTTTGGCCGCGACTACCCGAACGCACTCGTGCGCGGCATCTCGGAGATCACCGAGGCGCGTATCGACAGCCTGTTCCCGGGCATGACGATCGAGCACGAAACGCCGTGCATCGTGCGCGACCAGATCATCTTCGGCGAAGTGTTCAGCCTGATCGCGCTCGAAAGCGCGTGGTGCCGCGGCTACATGCTGCTGCAGACGAGCGAGCAGCCGCTGCTCGACATGCTCGGCGGCACGCGCGACGACGGCCGCGCACCGGATTTCCGCGACGTGAACAGCGTGCTCGGCGAACTGACCAACCTCGTGTGGGGCGCGTTCAAGAACCGCTATCTCGGCGACGCCGAGGCGCTGGCCCGCCATCCGGTGCAGGTGCCGCTCGTCGTCAATCACAAGCAGAAATTCATCTCGTTCGGCGGCGACTGCCCGCAGCTCTGCTTCAAGTACCGGATGACCGATCCGGCATCGGGGCGCTCCGTCTGTCTCGACCAGCGCTTCGTGTTCAGCCTGAGCTGGTCGCCGGAGGATTTCCGCGAATCGGTGCAGGACGTGGGGCCGATGGTCGAATCGGGCGAACTCGAACTGTTTTGA
- a CDS encoding methyl-accepting chemotaxis protein has translation MVQAWMIQMAAALAGGAVVAIVAAVVFRVTRKRLVGALERDTAQLRGALDAADARVADAASVHAEAADAWAQREAQLEDALARETSATGTQRDAMQALSADRTALAQHAMKIADEAARLRGLAGTFERWHEQMISLTTQNQDMRTKNQELSAIVAHVSIVSLNASIEAARAGTAGRGFSIVASEVRGLAARSQQLSNSYRDSLNRNDLVTAATFQDIQAGGKMITAALATVETLAGQLHARIDGGAA, from the coding sequence ATGGTGCAGGCGTGGATGATCCAGATGGCGGCCGCACTGGCGGGCGGTGCCGTCGTCGCAATCGTGGCGGCGGTCGTGTTTCGTGTGACGCGCAAGCGGCTCGTCGGGGCGCTTGAACGTGATACGGCGCAGTTGCGCGGCGCGCTCGACGCAGCCGATGCGCGCGTCGCCGACGCCGCGTCGGTGCACGCGGAGGCGGCCGACGCATGGGCGCAGCGCGAGGCGCAGCTCGAGGATGCGCTGGCGCGCGAGACCTCCGCGACCGGCACGCAGCGCGACGCCATGCAGGCGCTGTCGGCCGATCGAACGGCGCTCGCGCAGCACGCGATGAAGATCGCCGACGAAGCCGCGCGCCTGCGCGGGCTCGCCGGCACCTTCGAGCGCTGGCACGAGCAGATGATCTCGCTGACCACGCAGAACCAGGACATGCGCACGAAGAACCAGGAGCTGTCGGCGATCGTCGCGCACGTGTCGATCGTGTCGCTGAACGCGTCGATCGAGGCCGCACGCGCCGGCACGGCCGGGCGCGGCTTTTCGATCGTCGCGAGCGAGGTGCGCGGGCTGGCCGCGCGCTCGCAGCAACTGTCGAACAGTTATCGCGACAGCCTGAACCGCAACGATCTCGTGACGGCCGCGACGTTCCAGGACATCCAGGCCGGCGGCAAGATGATCACGGCCGCGCTCGCGACCGTCGAGACGCTCGCCGGGCAGCTGCACGCGCGAATCGACGGAGGCGCGGCGTGA